In Streptococcus gallolyticus subsp. gallolyticus DSM 16831, the sequence AGGAACAAGCTCGATTAAGGTTCTAGTAGCAGAATTTGTTTCTGGCGAAATGAACGTGATTGGTGTGAGTAATGTTCCCAGTACGGGAGTAAAAGACGGGATTATTATAGATATTGAGGCTGCTGCTGAAGCGATTAAAAAAGCGGTTGAGCAAGCAGAAGAAAAAGCAGGAATGACAATTGATAAGATTAACGTAGGTCTTCCAGCTAACTTGCTTCAAATCGAACCCACCCAAGGGATGATTCCAGTACCTAGTGAATCAAAAGAAATTAAAGATGAAGATGTTGATAGTGTTGTTAAATCAGCATTAACAAAAAGTATTACTCCAGAACGTGAAGTAATCTCATTGATTCCTGAAGAATTTATCGTTGATGGTTTCCAAGGAATTCGTGATCCACGTGGCATGATGGGGATTCGCTTAGAGATGCGTGGTTTGATTTATACAGGACCAAGCACTATCTTACATAATCTTCGTAAAACAGTTGAACGTGCAGGCATTAGTGTTGAAAATATTATCATCACACCGCTTGCTATGGCAAAATCAGTTCTTAATGAAGGTGAACGCGAATTCGGTGCTACTGTAATTGATTTAGGTGGCGGTCAAACGACTGTTGCTTCTATGCGTGCACAAGAATTGCAATACACTAACATTTACCCAGAGGGCGGTGAATATGTAACCAAAGATATTTCAAAAGTTTTGAAAACATCTATGCAGATTGCTGAAGCCCTTAAATTCAACTTTGGACAAGCTAACCTAGAGGAAGCAAGTTTGTCAGAAACTGTCCAAGTTGATGTCGTTGGTAGTGATACACCTATCTCAGTTAGCGAGCGTTACTTGTCAGAAATTATTTCTGCGCGTGTACGCCACATCCTAGATCGTGTTAAACAAGATTTGGAACGTGGACGTTTGCTCGACTTACCAGGAGGTATTGTTCTTGTTGGTGGTGGAGCAATCATGCCAGGTGTGGTTGAAGTTGCTCAAGAGATTTTTGGAACAACAGTTAAACTACATGTTCCAAATCAAGTTGGTATCCGCAATCCAATGTTTGCTAACGTCATCAGCCTTGTTGAATACGTTGGTACAATGAGTGAAGTGGATGTGATTGCGCAACGAGCAGTTTCTGGTGAAGAACTTCTTCGACGCAAACCAGTTGATTTTGAACCACAACCGCAAGTACAACCACGAGTGGTCTATAATAACGACCCAGTTGTACCAGCAAATGATAACCTAGTACCGCAACCTACTCAGGTTCCACCAGTTCAAAAACAAGAAGAATCAAGACCAAAACTTGGTGAACGTGTTCGTGGTATTTTTGGAAGTATGTTTGACTAAACAATAAGTGAGGAATAAAAATGGCATTTTCATTTGACACAGCATCAGTACAAGGTGCAGTTATTAAAGTTATCGGTGTTGGTGGTGGCGGAGGCAACGCTATCAACCGTATGATTGATGAAGGTGTTGCTGGTGTTGAATTTATCGCAGCAAACACTGATATCCAAGCATTGAGCTCATCTAAAGCTGAAACTGTTATTCAGTTAGGCCCTAAATTGACTCGTGGACTTGGTGCTGGAGGACAACCTGAAGTAGGTCGTAAGGCTGCCGAAGAAAGTGAAGAAGTGTTGACAGAAGCTCTTACAGGGGCTGATATGGTCTTTATCACTGCTGGTATGGGCGGTGGTTCTGGTACAGGTGCTGCACCAGTTATCGCACGTATTGCTAAAAGCCTAGGTGCTCTTACTGTTGCTGTTGTAACACGTCCATTTGGTTTTGAAGGAAACAAACGTGGTAACTTTGCAGCAGAAGGAATTGCAGAACTTCGTGAACAAGTAGATACATTACTTATCATTTCAAATAATAACCTTCTTGAAATTGTTGATAAGAAAACACCTCTTCTTGAAGCGCTTAGCGAAGCTGATAATGTTCTTCGTCAAGGTGTTCAAGGTATCACTGACTTGATTACAAGTCCTGGTCTTATCAACCTTGACTTTGCCGATGTTAAAACAGTTATGGCAAACAAAGGTAACGCCCTTATGGGGATTGGTATTGGTTCTGGTGAAGAACGTATTACAGAAGCTGCTCGTAAAGCAATCTTCTCACCACTTCTTGAAACTACAATTGATGGTGCGCAAGATGTTATCGTTAATGTTACTGGTGGACTTGATATGACGCTTACAGAAGCAGAAGAAGCTTCTGAAATCATTAGTCAAGCAGCAGGTAAAGGTGTTAATATCTGGCTTGGTACATCTATTGATGATACGATGAAAGATGAAATCCGCGTAACAGTTGTTGCAACAGGTGTTCGTCAAGATCGCGCTGAGCAAGCAGCAGGATTCCAACAACCAACTCGTTCATTTACTCAAGCTAATGCACAACAAGCAGCAGGTGCTCAATACGCTTCAGAGCGTACACAACAACCAAATCAAACAACATTTGAACGT encodes:
- the ftsZ gene encoding cell division protein FtsZ — translated: MAFSFDTASVQGAVIKVIGVGGGGGNAINRMIDEGVAGVEFIAANTDIQALSSSKAETVIQLGPKLTRGLGAGGQPEVGRKAAEESEEVLTEALTGADMVFITAGMGGGSGTGAAPVIARIAKSLGALTVAVVTRPFGFEGNKRGNFAAEGIAELREQVDTLLIISNNNLLEIVDKKTPLLEALSEADNVLRQGVQGITDLITSPGLINLDFADVKTVMANKGNALMGIGIGSGEERITEAARKAIFSPLLETTIDGAQDVIVNVTGGLDMTLTEAEEASEIISQAAGKGVNIWLGTSIDDTMKDEIRVTVVATGVRQDRAEQAAGFQQPTRSFTQANAQQAAGAQYASERTQQPNQTTFERRSSFDYDMGESHAMPASQQPAANQSQQKENSFGNWDLRRDNIARPTEGELDSKLTMSTFTANDDADDELETPPFFKNR
- the ftsA gene encoding cell division protein FtsA → MARNGFFTGLDIGTSSIKVLVAEFVSGEMNVIGVSNVPSTGVKDGIIIDIEAAAEAIKKAVEQAEEKAGMTIDKINVGLPANLLQIEPTQGMIPVPSESKEIKDEDVDSVVKSALTKSITPEREVISLIPEEFIVDGFQGIRDPRGMMGIRLEMRGLIYTGPSTILHNLRKTVERAGISVENIIITPLAMAKSVLNEGEREFGATVIDLGGGQTTVASMRAQELQYTNIYPEGGEYVTKDISKVLKTSMQIAEALKFNFGQANLEEASLSETVQVDVVGSDTPISVSERYLSEIISARVRHILDRVKQDLERGRLLDLPGGIVLVGGGAIMPGVVEVAQEIFGTTVKLHVPNQVGIRNPMFANVISLVEYVGTMSEVDVIAQRAVSGEELLRRKPVDFEPQPQVQPRVVYNNDPVVPANDNLVPQPTQVPPVQKQEESRPKLGERVRGIFGSMFD